The following coding sequences lie in one Bacteroidales bacterium genomic window:
- a CDS encoding 1-acyl-sn-glycerol-3-phosphate acyltransferase: MRNFFRFILKLFGWKPVSLMPENIGNCIFLVAPHTSFWDFPIGLFSAISHKLNAKFMIKKEYFHFPLRHLLKWCGGIPVDRAHGSNVTKHVVNIFKNSKDLCLIITPEGTRKYTSNWKKGYYFIAKAAKIPIVLCYVDYKEKVCCVSDVIIYPSGNYEEDFKIIEKFYKGRVAKHPERYNLA, from the coding sequence ATGAGAAATTTTTTTCGTTTTATTTTGAAACTTTTCGGATGGAAACCTGTTTCGCTGATGCCTGAAAACATTGGCAACTGCATATTTCTTGTCGCTCCCCACACGAGTTTCTGGGATTTCCCCATAGGACTGTTTTCTGCCATTTCTCATAAACTCAATGCAAAATTCATGATCAAGAAAGAATATTTCCACTTCCCGCTCCGGCATTTATTAAAGTGGTGCGGAGGAATTCCTGTCGACCGTGCTCATGGCAGCAACGTGACAAAACATGTGGTTAATATTTTTAAAAATTCAAAAGACCTTTGCCTTATCATCACGCCCGAGGGCACACGCAAATACACCTCCAACTGGAAAAAAGGCTATTATTTCATTGCTAAAGCCGCTAAAATACCCATTGTGCTTTGCTATGTTGATTACAAGGAGAAAGTCTGTTGTGTTTCCGATGTAATTATTTATCCCAGCGGCAATTATGAAGAGGATTTCAAGATAATTGAAAAATTCTACAAAGGCAGAGTTGCCAAACATCCCGAGAGATATAATCTTGCCTAA
- a CDS encoding adenosine kinase has translation MKKILGIGNALVDIMTLLESEDFLKEIHIKKGSMQLVDFDLSSEILSKTDTLKKELSSGGSAANTIHGIANLGISSSFIGKVGRDNYGLFFADDMRQNNIIPMLFEGSADSGRAIALISPDSERTFATYLGAAIELTAEDLSDELFEGHDYLYLEGYLVQNRALINRALTLASQHKLKVCLDLASYNVVEQNVDFLNQIIRDSIDIVFANEEEALALCGKNPDEALNYIAEMCDIAVVKTGKNGSLVKRGDEIFKIQAVAANCIDTTGAGDAYAAGFIYGLAHNLSLDKCGAIGSLIAAKVIEVVGAKLDTKSWERIKKDIEKITKD, from the coding sequence ATGAAAAAAATTTTAGGAATTGGCAATGCCCTGGTGGATATCATGACTCTTCTGGAATCAGAGGATTTTTTAAAGGAGATTCATATTAAGAAAGGAAGTATGCAGCTTGTTGACTTCGACCTGTCATCGGAAATATTATCCAAAACCGATACACTTAAAAAGGAATTGTCGTCGGGCGGCTCTGCAGCCAACACCATTCATGGTATCGCCAATCTGGGCATAAGTTCTTCTTTTATTGGCAAAGTAGGCAGAGACAATTACGGGCTGTTTTTTGCCGATGACATGCGCCAGAATAATATCATCCCTATGTTGTTTGAAGGAAGCGCCGACAGCGGCAGGGCCATTGCACTCATAAGCCCTGATTCGGAAAGAACATTTGCTACATACCTTGGCGCTGCCATTGAACTTACTGCCGAAGACCTGAGCGATGAACTCTTTGAAGGGCATGATTACCTTTACCTGGAAGGTTATCTGGTGCAAAACAGAGCCCTGATTAATAGAGCATTAACATTGGCATCACAGCACAAACTCAAAGTTTGCCTTGACCTGGCAAGTTATAATGTGGTTGAACAAAATGTGGATTTTTTAAATCAGATTATTCGTGATAGTATTGACATTGTTTTTGCAAATGAAGAAGAAGCTTTGGCCCTGTGTGGTAAAAACCCCGATGAAGCGCTCAATTATATTGCTGAAATGTGCGATATCGCGGTGGTCAAAACAGGGAAGAATGGCTCTTTGGTAAAAAGAGGGGATGAGATATTTAAAATACAAGCGGTAGCTGCAAATTGTATTGATACCACCGGTGCCGGAGATGCTTACGCTGCCGGATTTATATACGGGCTGGCGCACAACCTTTCGCTTGATAAATGCGGGGCCATAGGCTCGCTTATTGCTGCGAAAGTGATAGAAGTTGTTGGTGCAAAACTGGATACAAAATCATGGGAACGAATTAAAAAAGATATTGAAAAAATCACAAAGGATTAA
- the lepA gene encoding translation elongation factor 4, with amino-acid sequence MKNIRNFCIIAHIDHGKSTLADRLLEATGAISEREYKDQVLDDMDLERERGITIKSHAIQMEYDYKGEHYFMNLIDTPGHVDFSYEVSRSIAACEGALLVIDATQGIQAQTISNLYQALEHELEIIPVLNKMDMESAMPEEVKDQIVDLIGCRREDIIEASAKLGAGIDEILEAIVVRIPCPIGDPDKPLQALIFDSVFNSYRGIIANFRIFNGTLKRNDLVKFYATNHEYHADEIGVLKLDYQPKEKMSAGEVGYIISGIKSAKEVKVGDTITHVETPCDKAVSGFQDVKPMVFAGVYPVDADDYEELRVSIEKLQLNDASLHFEPESSAALGFGFRCGFLGLLHMEIIQERLYREFDMDVITTVPNVSFKVFTTKGEEIDVHNPSGLPPATNIEHIEEPYILAQIISKSEYTGQIMTLCIEKRGIIKNQVYLTSDRVELTFEMPLSDIVFDFYDKLKSISRGYASFDYHIIGNRPAHLVRLDILLNGEMVDALSTLIHRDYAYDVGRKMCEKLKELIPRQQYEVAIQAAIGSKIIARETIRPVRKDVTAKCYGGDITRKRKLLEKQKKGKKRMRQIGSVEVPQSAFLAVLKL; translated from the coding sequence GTGAAAAATATCAGAAATTTTTGTATTATAGCGCACATTGACCACGGGAAAAGCACGTTGGCCGATCGTTTGCTCGAAGCTACAGGCGCTATTTCGGAACGCGAATACAAAGACCAGGTGCTTGATGATATGGACCTGGAACGTGAGCGGGGCATTACCATAAAAAGCCATGCCATACAAATGGAATATGATTACAAAGGTGAACATTATTTTATGAATCTCATCGATACCCCAGGCCATGTGGATTTTTCTTATGAGGTTTCACGTTCCATAGCTGCCTGCGAAGGGGCGTTATTAGTAATTGATGCCACCCAGGGAATACAGGCACAAACCATATCAAATCTTTATCAGGCCTTGGAACATGAGCTTGAAATAATTCCGGTGCTTAACAAAATGGACATGGAAAGTGCCATGCCCGAAGAAGTGAAAGACCAGATTGTTGACCTTATCGGGTGCCGCCGAGAGGATATTATTGAAGCAAGCGCAAAACTCGGAGCAGGTATTGATGAAATTCTGGAAGCTATTGTGGTACGTATTCCCTGCCCGATAGGCGATCCCGACAAACCATTGCAAGCGCTGATTTTTGACTCTGTTTTTAATTCGTACAGGGGCATTATTGCCAACTTCCGTATTTTCAACGGTACGCTGAAACGCAACGACCTGGTTAAGTTTTATGCAACAAACCACGAATATCATGCCGATGAGATAGGGGTGCTGAAACTTGATTATCAGCCTAAGGAAAAGATGTCGGCAGGGGAAGTCGGCTATATTATTTCGGGTATAAAATCGGCTAAGGAAGTGAAAGTCGGGGACACCATTACACATGTTGAAACCCCTTGCGACAAAGCTGTTTCCGGCTTTCAGGATGTGAAACCTATGGTTTTTGCGGGAGTTTATCCAGTGGATGCGGATGATTACGAAGAGTTGCGCGTTTCGATTGAAAAATTACAATTAAACGATGCTTCTCTGCATTTTGAACCGGAATCTTCCGCAGCTTTGGGATTTGGGTTTCGTTGCGGTTTTCTCGGATTGCTGCATATGGAAATTATTCAGGAGCGTTTGTACCGGGAGTTTGACATGGATGTTATCACGACGGTGCCCAATGTTTCCTTTAAAGTGTTTACAACAAAAGGCGAGGAAATTGATGTTCACAATCCGTCGGGCTTACCTCCGGCAACAAATATCGAACACATTGAAGAACCATATATCCTGGCACAGATTATTTCCAAATCAGAATACACCGGGCAGATAATGACCTTGTGTATCGAAAAAAGAGGTATTATTAAAAATCAGGTATATCTTACCAGCGACAGGGTTGAACTCACATTTGAGATGCCATTGAGTGATATTGTTTTTGACTTTTATGACAAACTCAAGAGTATTTCTCGCGGTTACGCCTCTTTTGATTATCACATTATTGGCAACAGGCCTGCTCATCTTGTTCGCCTGGATATCTTGCTTAACGGGGAAATGGTGGATGCTTTATCAACACTTATACACAGAGACTATGCTTATGATGTAGGGCGAAAAATGTGCGAAAAATTAAAAGAACTAATACCCAGGCAACAATACGAAGTAGCTATACAGGCAGCCATCGGCTCGAAAATAATTGCCCGCGAAACCATCAGACCGGTACGCAAAGATGTAACAGCTAAATGTTACGGCGGAGATATCACACGCAAAAGAAAACTGCTGGAAAAACAAAAAAAAGGAAAAAAACGCATGAGGCAGATTGGCAGCGTAGAGGTTCCACAATCGGCATTTTTGGCCGTTTTGAAACTTTAG
- a CDS encoding glucose-6-phosphate isomerase: MKSIKINIDRVIPFVSYDIIKSLQKEANIAYKQLNGKAGKGNDFLGWLHLPGKIFKSKSYNKIITESERIKKISEVIVVIGIGGSYLGARAVISALSHSFPEYKKGHPRILYAGHNISSSYLNDLLNFLNNKDYSIVVISKSGTTTEPALAFRLLKKHIEKKYGKINAGKRIIAITDKEKGALKKLADKENYTTFIIPDDVGGRYSVFSPVGLLPVAVAGFDISSFLRGGAYMQNELLKSPAFKDNPACLYAALRNALYRTNKSIEIMASFEPEFFYITEWWKQLFGESEGKDGKGIFPAGVIFSTDLHSLGQYIQEGQRIIFETMLLTEKPRALLKVPHEKTDDDGLNYLADKSIHDINCMATLGTSVAHTDGGVPVIEIRIPEINEFYLGQLLYFFEFACGISGYMLDVNPFDQPGVEAYKNNMFALLGKPGFEKQQKEILKKIN, encoded by the coding sequence ATGAAAAGCATCAAAATAAACATTGACAGGGTGATTCCTTTTGTTAGCTATGATATAATTAAATCGCTTCAAAAAGAAGCAAATATTGCATACAAACAACTAAATGGAAAAGCAGGCAAGGGCAATGATTTTCTGGGATGGCTTCATTTACCCGGCAAAATTTTTAAATCAAAATCATATAATAAAATCATCACAGAATCGGAGCGCATCAAAAAAATTTCTGAAGTAATTGTCGTCATTGGAATAGGTGGTTCTTATCTGGGAGCAAGAGCTGTTATTTCGGCACTTAGCCATAGCTTCCCTGAATATAAAAAAGGGCATCCCCGGATACTTTATGCAGGGCACAATATAAGCAGTAGTTATCTGAATGACCTGTTAAATTTTCTCAATAATAAGGATTATAGCATCGTAGTCATATCCAAGTCGGGAACTACCACCGAGCCGGCACTCGCTTTCCGGCTTTTAAAAAAACACATTGAAAAAAAATACGGAAAAATAAATGCCGGAAAACGCATTATCGCTATAACCGATAAAGAAAAAGGTGCCCTGAAAAAACTGGCAGACAAAGAAAACTACACTACTTTTATTATTCCCGATGATGTAGGAGGCAGATACTCTGTTTTTTCCCCGGTTGGATTGCTTCCTGTCGCAGTTGCAGGGTTTGATATTTCTTCGTTTTTAAGAGGGGGGGCATATATGCAGAATGAATTATTAAAATCACCTGCATTTAAAGATAACCCTGCATGCTTATATGCAGCATTAAGAAATGCATTATACCGTACTAATAAATCCATCGAAATCATGGCCAGTTTTGAGCCGGAATTTTTTTATATTACGGAATGGTGGAAACAGTTATTCGGAGAAAGTGAAGGAAAAGACGGAAAGGGGATTTTCCCCGCGGGTGTAATTTTCAGCACGGATTTACATTCGTTGGGGCAATACATACAAGAAGGACAAAGAATCATCTTTGAAACCATGCTTCTTACTGAAAAGCCCCGGGCATTGCTGAAAGTTCCGCATGAAAAAACTGATGATGATGGATTAAACTATCTCGCAGACAAAAGCATTCATGATATAAATTGTATGGCTACCCTGGGAACCTCTGTAGCTCACACCGACGGTGGAGTACCGGTTATTGAAATACGTATTCCGGAAATAAATGAATTTTATCTCGGACAGTTATTGTATTTCTTTGAATTTGCCTGTGGCATCAGTGGATATATGCTTGATGTAAATCCTTTTGACCAGCCGGGTGTTGAAGCATACAAGAATAATATGTTCGCCCTGCTGGGCAAACCCGGATTTGAAAAACAACAAAAAGAAATCTTAAAGAAAATCAATTAG
- a CDS encoding thioredoxin family protein: MNKVFLFMVVLSLSGNIIMAQDVNKKMFDEKSQKNILVGICTREGLLSCPFAEDYYLEYPAYKPDEAVLNEFKGLFSEISCVLVLGTWCGDSKEQVPRFFKILDLSETQFESFEIFCVDRNKEAEGMDVKTKCNIEKVPTFIFYKGEKEIGRIIETPVNSLEKDMLEILSN; the protein is encoded by the coding sequence ATGAATAAAGTTTTTTTATTTATGGTTGTTTTGTCTTTATCCGGCAACATCATTATGGCACAGGATGTAAATAAAAAGATGTTTGATGAAAAAAGCCAGAAAAATATACTTGTTGGGATATGTACCCGTGAGGGTTTATTGTCCTGCCCGTTTGCTGAAGATTATTATCTGGAATACCCGGCTTACAAACCTGATGAAGCGGTTTTGAATGAGTTTAAAGGCTTGTTTAGTGAAATAAGTTGTGTTTTGGTGCTGGGAACATGGTGCGGCGATAGCAAAGAACAGGTGCCACGCTTTTTTAAAATTCTGGATTTGTCAGAAACTCAATTTGAAAGTTTCGAAATATTTTGTGTTGACCGGAATAAAGAAGCAGAGGGCATGGATGTCAAAACAAAATGTAACATAGAAAAAGTTCCTACATTTATTTTTTATAAGGGTGAAAAAGAAATAGGCCGTATCATTGAAACTCCTGTTAACAGCCTTGAAAAAGACATGCTTGAAATATTATCTAATTGA
- a CDS encoding T9SS type A sorting domain-containing protein — translation MKKITFTMITAFLVAFSLCAQKANQNNLQSVLNLSSSPSVNAGNKYFAEGKTVKLHNILNTKATIFSEDFSDGILPVGWDTIDNTGGGVWVFNNPGEQIINTTTAANGFAIFDSDDLGNDGLAENADLISPAFDCSGLTAVKLSFEHYFEAGFGGSAEVFVSGDNGTNWTSLQAWSATSTANAEAAEYNISAIAAGHSQVKIKWRWIGDYSWYWAVDDILVFAPETHDLTVTNITPKGFLLSGSTVAPVVTVENVGATAEASYSVTLKDGAAYNQTVNVSTSIAPDSTYDVTFPNWTPADGDNTLTAFVTVALDGNTANDTLDQDVTVTPQAWVAATGTIPAPVYLGASAGYFNGTNHFLYSIGGNDNVSGIGTNLSIYNIETSTWSAGAVMPDTSLVNCAVTVGDYIYVLQGSDANSVYTNVFYKYDIAGNSWSTLANLPIALGWTNIAAINGNIYCVGGHNGSSAVNTTYRYNISTNTWTTSSAISSITGVFGGSLVATDNKLVYIQGIVNDVISGNVYIGTVDGSNPDLITWTSGAVCPTGGVYKIKADLWSPCEVIYTGGNDGVAGGYWGAVPKTYIYNIINNSWTALQDKTTPAIGYAAATFLIDDEIRYYVATGFDASGAGQLSNVEYFSSPLPTEILTFDFNGLTPAVVGVVNATSHTVSLIVPFGTDVTALIPTIVTSCGTTISPESGVAQDFTNPVTYTVTATDGVTTQNWTVTVNVAPAGIDDNNANETLSVYPNPSKDIVNVIMNTTIKQIVIVNLQGQVVSETLVQSNEATINTSDLINGIYFLRIYTDNGVTMRKIQILK, via the coding sequence ATGAAAAAAATTACATTTACAATGATCACAGCTTTTTTAGTCGCATTTAGTTTATGCGCCCAAAAAGCAAATCAAAACAATCTTCAAAGTGTTTTGAATTTAAGTTCTTCCCCTAGTGTAAATGCAGGAAACAAATATTTTGCTGAAGGCAAAACAGTTAAACTGCATAATATCTTAAACACAAAAGCCACCATTTTTTCTGAAGATTTCAGTGATGGTATTTTGCCTGTAGGATGGGACACTATTGACAACACAGGCGGTGGAGTTTGGGTGTTTAACAATCCGGGTGAACAAATAATTAACACAACAACGGCAGCAAATGGTTTTGCCATTTTTGACAGCGATGATTTAGGTAATGATGGATTGGCAGAAAATGCCGATTTAATTTCACCGGCATTTGATTGCTCAGGTTTAACTGCTGTTAAACTATCATTTGAACATTATTTTGAAGCCGGATTTGGCGGATCTGCAGAAGTATTTGTCAGCGGTGACAATGGAACAAATTGGACATCTTTGCAGGCTTGGAGTGCAACATCAACTGCAAATGCAGAAGCTGCAGAATATAATATTTCTGCTATAGCTGCCGGACATTCTCAAGTAAAAATCAAATGGAGATGGATCGGAGATTATTCATGGTACTGGGCTGTTGATGATATTCTGGTTTTTGCACCTGAAACACATGACCTGACCGTTACAAATATAACACCTAAAGGATTCCTTCTTTCAGGCTCCACAGTTGCTCCTGTGGTTACAGTTGAAAATGTTGGTGCTACTGCTGAAGCTAGTTATTCAGTTACATTAAAAGACGGCGCAGCTTATAACCAAACGGTCAATGTTTCTACTTCAATTGCTCCTGACTCCACTTATGATGTTACATTCCCGAACTGGACTCCCGCTGATGGCGATAATACTTTAACGGCATTTGTTACTGTTGCACTTGACGGGAATACTGCTAACGATACTTTAGACCAAGACGTTACGGTAACACCCCAGGCCTGGGTAGCAGCAACCGGTACAATTCCGGCCCCTGTTTATTTAGGAGCTTCTGCAGGATATTTCAACGGGACAAATCATTTTCTTTATTCCATTGGAGGCAATGATAATGTATCGGGCATTGGAACAAATCTCTCGATTTATAATATTGAAACAAGCACATGGAGCGCTGGAGCAGTGATGCCTGATACGAGTCTTGTGAACTGCGCTGTGACTGTTGGGGATTACATCTATGTATTACAGGGTTCAGATGCTAATAGTGTTTATACCAATGTTTTTTACAAATATGATATTGCAGGTAATTCCTGGTCAACTTTAGCAAATCTACCTATTGCTTTAGGATGGACAAATATCGCAGCAATAAATGGAAACATATATTGTGTTGGTGGTCACAATGGCAGCAGTGCTGTAAATACTACCTATCGTTATAATATTTCTACAAATACGTGGACAACATCCAGTGCTATTTCTTCTATTACAGGAGTATTCGGAGGTAGTTTAGTTGCAACTGATAATAAGTTGGTTTATATTCAGGGTATTGTTAATGATGTTATTAGCGGTAATGTTTATATTGGAACCGTTGATGGCTCCAACCCTGATCTTATTACTTGGACTAGTGGAGCTGTTTGTCCTACGGGTGGGGTTTATAAAATCAAGGCTGATTTATGGTCCCCTTGTGAAGTAATTTATACAGGAGGCAATGATGGTGTTGCTGGCGGTTACTGGGGAGCCGTGCCAAAAACTTATATTTATAATATTATAAATAATTCATGGACTGCGCTACAGGATAAAACAACTCCTGCAATAGGATACGCAGCAGCAACGTTCCTTATAGATGACGAAATCAGATACTATGTTGCAACCGGATTCGATGCTTCAGGTGCAGGGCAGTTGAGTAATGTAGAATATTTTAGCTCACCACTTCCCACAGAAATTCTGACTTTCGATTTTAACGGGCTGACACCAGCTGTTGTCGGCGTTGTAAATGCTACAAGTCATACGGTATCGCTTATTGTTCCTTTTGGTACAGATGTCACTGCCTTAATACCAACTATTGTTACATCATGCGGAACAACAATTTCCCCCGAAAGCGGCGTAGCTCAGGATTTTACAAATCCTGTTACATATACAGTAACTGCAACTGATGGCGTTACAACTCAGAACTGGACAGTAACAGTAAATGTAGCTCCAGCAGGAATTGATGATAATAATGCCAATGAAACACTCAGTGTTTATCCAAACCCATCAAAAGATATTGTTAATGTAATCATGAACACCACAATAAAACAGATTGTGATTGTTAATCTTCAGGGACAAGTGGTGTCAGAAACATTGGTTCAGAGCAACGAGGCTACAATTAATACTTCTGATTTAATCAATGGTATTTATTTCCTGCGTATTTATACCGACAATGGAGTTACCATGAGAAAAATCCAAATCCTGAAATAA
- a CDS encoding YebC/PmpR family DNA-binding transcriptional regulator, whose product MSGHNKWSTIKRKKGALDSKRSKIFSRIIKEINIAVKEGGPDPDGNPKLRLAIANAKGANMPKENVQRAINKASDKDASSYSEVTYEGYAPNGIAIYIECATDNVQRTVSNIRSYFNKHGGNLGTNGSLSFIFDRKGIFRLSKGNINTDEFEMEIIDAGAEDIDYEDDTIVITTALENFGPMLKKLEELKLEVESAELQRIPKTTTSLDKESSQKVLRLIEVFEDDDDVQNVYHNLELTDELIAEI is encoded by the coding sequence ATGTCAGGACATAATAAGTGGTCAACAATCAAAAGAAAAAAGGGAGCCCTTGACTCAAAGAGGTCAAAGATTTTCTCCAGAATTATTAAAGAGATAAATATTGCAGTTAAAGAAGGTGGCCCTGACCCCGACGGCAATCCGAAACTGAGGCTGGCCATCGCTAATGCCAAGGGCGCAAACATGCCCAAGGAAAATGTTCAGAGAGCCATAAATAAGGCTTCTGACAAAGATGCTTCCAGTTATTCGGAAGTTACTTATGAAGGCTACGCACCTAACGGAATTGCCATATATATTGAATGTGCAACAGACAATGTGCAGCGTACCGTCTCCAATATCCGGTCTTATTTCAACAAGCATGGTGGAAACCTTGGAACCAATGGTTCTTTAAGTTTTATTTTTGATCGCAAAGGAATTTTTCGTCTTTCTAAAGGAAATATCAACACAGATGAGTTCGAGATGGAAATAATTGATGCTGGTGCAGAGGATATTGATTATGAAGATGACACTATTGTAATTACTACTGCTCTTGAAAACTTTGGTCCCATGCTAAAGAAACTTGAAGAATTGAAGCTGGAGGTGGAAAGCGCAGAATTACAGCGTATCCCTAAAACAACCACTTCTTTAGATAAAGAGTCTTCCCAGAAGGTACTCAGGCTGATTGAAGTTTTCGAAGATGATGATGATGTGCAAAATGTATATCACAACCTGGAATTAACGGATGAACTTATAGCGGAAATTTAA
- a CDS encoding MFS transporter, whose amino-acid sequence MLQFEKLNLGTLEKSTFRIHFAYSIIEGFILGVLALNEFVFLISLAGTDAGVSVLFQFSVFVLTFSILLNEWMRRVKKVKKFLFLLGLITRLPLFLLLFFPAGLSHSADNYIYHYIFLGIFLMYYFANPIIYPVINQLLKTNYSHYNFSILYSWSTIVNKIVMLIVTFAFGWLLDADKDAYRYVFPFVSVSGIFSVWLLTRIENSNLTVTRPALPLWKSIRANIKNMRRKMAGNKPFRDFEAGFMFYGFAFMGTVSVIAIFFQKELSLNYSSVAFYKNSYNLLAIIILPMFGKLMGKIDPRRFAAITFASLLFYLLFIMLTSYFPWFVWFKGIKIYYSLLAAMIFNGVFAATMGLLWSIGSAYFSPKTEVSDYQAIHLTLTGFRSFFAPMLGLGIYLLIGFTATFITGIVFLLIAVIISMRSIKKYDLKGL is encoded by the coding sequence ATGCTACAATTTGAAAAACTAAATCTCGGAACACTTGAAAAAAGCACGTTCCGGATTCATTTTGCTTATTCTATCATTGAAGGCTTTATACTTGGCGTACTTGCACTCAACGAATTTGTGTTTCTGATAAGCCTGGCAGGCACGGATGCCGGGGTGAGTGTTTTGTTTCAGTTCAGCGTATTTGTGCTGACATTTTCTATATTGCTTAATGAATGGATGCGCCGGGTGAAAAAGGTGAAAAAGTTTTTATTTCTTCTGGGGTTGATTACACGCCTTCCCTTGTTTCTGCTTCTTTTTTTCCCTGCCGGACTGAGCCATTCGGCTGACAATTACATATATCACTACATTTTTCTCGGCATTTTTTTGATGTATTATTTTGCCAATCCTATTATTTACCCAGTGATAAACCAGCTGTTAAAAACCAATTACTCACATTACAACTTCAGCATACTTTACAGCTGGTCAACCATAGTGAACAAAATCGTTATGCTGATTGTTACCTTTGCATTCGGCTGGCTGCTTGATGCAGACAAAGATGCCTACCGCTATGTTTTTCCGTTTGTGTCTGTTTCAGGAATTTTTTCTGTATGGCTGCTCACGCGCATTGAAAACAGCAACCTGACTGTTACAAGGCCGGCTTTACCCTTATGGAAATCCATCAGGGCGAACATTAAAAATATGCGCCGTAAAATGGCCGGCAACAAACCCTTTCGCGACTTTGAAGCGGGTTTTATGTTTTATGGTTTTGCTTTTATGGGCACGGTGTCGGTTATAGCCATATTTTTTCAGAAGGAGCTCTCGCTGAATTATTCGAGTGTGGCTTTCTATAAAAATTCTTATAATTTGCTGGCGATAATCATATTGCCCATGTTTGGAAAACTAATGGGAAAAATAGACCCGAGGCGCTTTGCCGCCATCACTTTTGCTTCCTTACTTTTCTACCTGCTGTTTATTATGCTTACGTCATATTTTCCCTGGTTTGTTTGGTTTAAGGGCATTAAAATCTATTATTCCTTGCTTGCTGCGATGATTTTTAACGGTGTTTTTGCAGCCACCATGGGATTGCTGTGGAGCATAGGCTCGGCATATTTCAGCCCGAAAACTGAAGTTTCGGATTACCAGGCCATACACCTGACATTAACAGGATTTCGTTCTTTCTTTGCACCTATGCTTGGACTGGGAATTTACCTGCTCATAGGTTTTACGGCGACATTTATCACGGGCATAGTATTTTTGCTGATAGCCGTAATTATTTCCATGAGGTCAATAAAAAAATATGATTTGAAGGGGTTGTAG